One window from the genome of Labeo rohita strain BAU-BD-2019 chromosome 10, IGBB_LRoh.1.0, whole genome shotgun sequence encodes:
- the LOC127172117 gene encoding uncharacterized protein LOC127172117, translating into MSVCTCSFSFKNYHFSKKDLVLKFTACIHSHRNIRASSDNRNSEQSSNRPKRTMISPRTVCFVYFALLFGRPHANHTDTINTNTQVTSESATTNITSTINGATPTTTEIQKINSQVQTTKTSFCTQATPKPEEGHCIFFLPAGEKNLQLIVAALTVGCLVLLLTTLICAYQVCHLRGIISSLQPRYDKSDRHAVREKSESPYRDEGQVDGHPTETCIMLSEVTTQEERREDEENKSEEKKDTEQLSTEPPLKDPNGDVTQENNPEPDAKAPESSDTGV; encoded by the exons ATGAGCGTGTGCACCTGCAGCTTCAGCTTTAAAAATTACCACTTCTCAAAAAAGGATCTAGTGCTGAAATTTACAGCGTGCATACACTCACACAGAAACATTCGAGCCTCTTCAGATAACAGAAACTCAGAACAAAGCAGTAACAGACCGAAAAG AACCATGATAAGTCCCAGAACTGTTTGTTTTGTGTACTTTGCATTGCTCTTTGGAAGACCACATGCTAACCATACGGACACAATCAATACAAATACACAGGTCACATCAGAAAGTGCAACAACCAATATCACATCTACAATAAATGGCGCCACACCAACAACCActgaaatacagaaaataaactcTCAAGTACAAACAACTAAAACCTCATTCTGCACTCAGGCCACTCCTAAACCCGAGGAAGGGCATTGCATTTTCTTTCTACCAGCTGGTGAAAAGAACCTGCAACTGATCGTGGCTGCTCTCACAGTGGGCTGCTTGGTATTGTTGCTGACCACGCTGATATGCGCCTATCAGGTTTGTCACCTGAGAGGAATTATCTCTAGTCTCCAGCCTCGTTACGACAAAAGTGACCGGCATGCCGTGAGAGAGAAGAGCGAATCGCCATACAGGGATGAAGGCCAAGTGGACGGGCACCCAACTGAGACCTGCATCATGCTATCAGAGGTCACCACACAAGAGGAGCGCAGAGAGGATGAAGAGAACAAGAGTGAGGAGAAGAAAGACACGGAGCAACTCAGCACTGAGCCGCCTCTGAAAGACCCAAATGGAGACGTTACCCAAGAGAACAATCCTGAGCCTGATGCAAAAGCACCAGAGAGCTCTGACACAGGGGTGTGA